CCTTCCCGGAACAACACGGAAGCGCTGTCGATACTTGTCGTCCAATTGCATCTCCGGGTGAAAAGACTCCTCGATGTAACGGAGTCCCTCACATGGGAACGGTAGCGTTGTATCTTGATCAAACGCCCACATGCCGCCCTCGTCACCTGCGCCCACATTAACAAGAGTTATCACGTGATAGTCCCACATTAGCGGACACCTCCCGTTCCCTAATCTTTGCTTCCATACCGGTGTGGATTTACAGTCGTTGCTAATGAATACCGCAAAAACAGCGTGATCGGGGAGCGAAAAATCTCGATAGAGTGCCTCAACGAGTTTGTATGCGTTCTCTTCACAGTAGTGAGAAGCATAGGGAACGTGTTCACGACGGAGACAACGCAGCCGTTCTAAAACAGAGAGCGTGGGAAGTGCACGTTCTCGATAAGCATCAGCCATCAGACACAGTGGATACACCTAAAACAAATGGCTGCGaacaaagtaacaaaaaaaaagtgaccgCCGCAAGAACAAATGGTGAAGACAGATACGAGCAAACTATGTATGTGAGGCGCCCTGACGCTATACAAGTAGTAAAGAAACAGAATCAGGAACAAAACTAGATGCAGAAATAAGTAGTGCAAGTCAGGGGAAAGCGAGGAGGCAGTTTACCACCCAACGTACGCAAAAGCGCCATGCGCTAGCACTACAACGTGTCGTTAAAGCACAAATGGGGAAACTTAGACAGCATTAAAATTTTTGATTACTTTCGTCACAACTATGCCTTCAGGCCGGAGATAAAGATGACTGAAGCTCACAACGAACGACCCTCGCGGGACTTTCATGACTTCATCTGCTTCCGCACCTCTCGCCGCTTTGCCCAGAGTGACTTgtgctgctgtttcttcGTCATTTGGAAGACAGATTCGTGTTCACGACGGAGACGCAGCGTAGAGAAGTCGGCCGTGCCATGCTTTGCATCGTCGTAACCCATATCGTTGTCGCCCCGCTCCCGTTTTGCCCTCCTTGCAGTAGTTAACTGGCGCGCTTCCCTCTCAAATTTCGCCTCCTGGTCGCTCTCTCGCATCTCCTTCAccgcctcctgctcagcGTCCTCTACACGCTGCAGTACAGCAGCAACGTCACCATCACTAATGGGCCACTCTTCACACTTCACACCCGTCGACGCTTCCACCTTCTGCAGTAACACAATATCATATTGACTGATAATGTTGACAGCCTTTCCCTGTGCCCCAGCACGCGCCGTACGCCCTACGCGGTGGATATAATCTTCCACTCGGTCCGGCAGCGCAAAGTTGACAACAACATCTGTACGGGGAATATCCAAACCACGTTGCGCAACATCTGTACACACAAGGATGCGCACCCTACCCTCCTTGAACTTTGTTAAGGCAATGTTACGGTTCTTCTGATCCATGCGACCCATGAGCGGCAATGCCTGGTGGCCTAACACTCGTAATGTCAGCGTGATGCGATGTACCAACGCGGCACTGCGGCAAAAGACAAGAATGTGGTTCCCGGACTCACGCGTAAGATACAAATGAAGATAAGGAAGCATCTGCGCAAACGGAGCGAAAACGTAATACTGCTTGAGGGTGTCCACAGTTGTGTTTTTGCGATGAACCTCAAGAAGAACGGGGTCATTAAGCGATGCGTTCTGCAAACGGTCGATCTTCGTGCTGAGGGTGGCAGAGAATAGAAGTGTCTGGCGGTTGTGTGGCAGATGTTCCAGAATGGCGTTTATCTCCTTTTCGTAGTCCATTTCTAGCATCTTATCAGCCTCATCGAGCACAAGTGCGTGAAGCTTGACCAGTTGAAACCCCTTCGTGTTGTTCAGGTGATCTTTTACACGGCCTGGCGTGCCGACAACAACGTGCGGCCGCCGGCTCAACTCGCATGCCTGATCAACCATATCCGCCCCACCAACTAAAGTCGCCACACGCAGGCCCACGCTGCTCCCGAGCATAACAAACTGTGCCGCAACCTGTTGTGCAAGCTCGCGCGTGGGAACCATCACTAGAATTGAAAGATAAGGAACCTTTGCTTGCGTTAAAAGCCAATTCACGAGGGGCAGAACGTATGCTCCAGTTTTCCCGCTGCCTGTCTGCGCAACGCCAATGATGTCCCTCCCCTCGGAGACAACAGGAATTGTTGCAACCTGAATTCTCGTCGGCATGCGCCAGCCCGCTTCTTTGCACGCGCCAATAAGCTCCTCACACAGCCCAAGTGACTTAAACGTCACATCCTTGCTCTCTTCGTTGTCCAGCAACTCAGAGCCAATGCTTTGGTTAGGCGGTATGGTACGGAGCGACTCCTCCCTTGGccgcttctttcctcccGCCAACTTCTCCTTAACCATTGCTTGATGTACAATGTGCAGATCGTAGAGACTACACAGTCTCCTCCTTATATGAAGTTACACGAAGTCATGAGTAGGGGGAAATATTGTAACGGTGCTGGATTTAGAAGTATTTTACGGGTGGAAGTAAGCAAACAAGGATGTGACCAGTATGCTTATCGCCCGCTGCCAAAATGCAAGCACATCACGGTTAACCTCTCAGAATTCACTCACACAAATAACACATACCCCTGTAACAATCAAATATCCACAGCCTCCCATAAGATTGTTTTGCACTCGATAAAGGAAAGGTCCACCCATGTGGCCCCTCAGTGTAACTGGTAGTTACGTTTTATGTGTGTTGGCAAGCCGACATCCACACGTGGATTCACAATTGGTATCGAACCGAGGTCCCTAGTTGTTTTACCCAATCGCTTCAACACGTCTTCCAGCGTCCGTCGCCTAGTGTCCTTTGCCGTTGTGGGTGCCGGTGAAGTTTGTGCTTCTTCGAGTCGGCGCCGCATCTCATCGCCCCGCAGTCCCATGCGCGGTTCATTAAGGTGTTCGTCACTTCCGGCAAAGAAGTCTTTCCAGTAAACATCGTCATAGTATCCCTTCTTCAAGTGATCGGGTAGACGATTGTCCACAACACGGTCGGGCATTAGCAACCCATCCTTCCCCGGTGGGTGCATTGCCATCATACCTTTACGCCGACGTATTTCCTCCAAATACGGATAAATGTTATAAATGAGGGAATGCGGCACCTTACCACGACTCGCCGCTATTTCACTCACACTTCTAAGTGCCTTGACCGCTTCAAAGACCCCCTCCACAGTGTGTGTCGGTGATTTGGGATTATTTGTCGCTTTCAAGTTGATTCTGCACCCGGCATGCTGAAACCCAAATGCGCAGAGAATGTCAGCAACACGGAAGTTGGCCACAATCCGTCTGGCAGGATAGAGCAAAACGCGCACGCCATCGGCGTTAACACGGACCGGATACATGGGACCTTCCTGCTCCAGATCCACAGCGATAATGTTGGAAAAAGCCTCCCTAATAGCCTCTTTCTTTGCCTCCTGAGTGCTTGGGGCAACAGCGCGACCCCATCCGGCTATACCTTTGCCGCTACCCACATACAGAACGCAATAGATCCACTGGCGGTGGTCTTTGGGACTAAACTTGACCACTCGCATATCATATGCTACAATATTTAGTtgaaagttgcacaagaaCCGGCCGCGATGCTCCTTTGGAATGAGGTCTGGTGTCAACCACGTGTTAGACCGCCACTGGTTGTACTCTGTATTTAGTTTGTGCTTCCATTGAAACCCCTCTGGATAAAGATCAGGAACAATGCGGTACTCATTATAGAGATCGATAGCGTTATCCATACCTTTAATACCTTTAGAGTCAGCAGCATGTGCTATAGCCTCAGCTGAATCACGTGTATCGCGGAAGTAAAGAGAGGTACCAGTTTCTAAATCGACGAATGGATTACGCATCTTCTCGAAGCGCCTCCGAGTGAAACTTCCAGGTCGCATCCACGCATAATAAATGCGGGGTACCCCACCGCGCATAGTGCCTTTCGTATACCATGAGTTTAGGTTCTTCTGTGAAGCAGCAGTCAACCGAAACATTTTTCGCCCTCACCAGCCAGCAGAAAAGACACAGTAAGGATAATGGTGCAAACAGGTGTAGTGCCTCAATGACCTTACACGGTTCACCCAACGGCCGTCCTCAGTTGTGGCTAACGCAAAAGCAAGCTCCCACACAAGATGAACCTTGTATGCACTGCCTGCacgcgacaaaaaaaaaagaagttattGAAAGAAGTGACCAACACAACGAAACATGAAGACAGAGGCTCTACGAACAACGGTGAGTGGCGACAATGATCACTAAGTACGAATACTCAGTAAATACGAGACATGGCAGTTGGCGCGCCAGCACAGAAATGACCCCCGAAAAGCTGTTTAGGAAGTATATAAGAATACATCCTCGTTTCTACTACTTCGGTCATGGGGTTACACACGCACCGCTTAcggtgaaaaataaaaaaaacgaacacaCAGCGCACGCGAAGGACGTGCATCAGCAACAAAATGAGCAGCCATGTTCCACCACGTTAGTTACTGCTGCACATGACCAGTCAACTCTGACGCTGTGTTGAAGAGGTTAATGGGAGTGCTGCCATCCATAACTAAGTATCCCTGGAGTCCCAAACTTTCCAGCAGCTTGGCTTGGAGTTCGGGACCGGCCTTCGCAATTTCTTCCACCGTATCAGGGCCCAGAGCGCTCATCACCGCGGCAAACTTGTCATTCTCAATTTTGGAGAGCTCTCGCTTAAACTCACGTTCGAGAGAAGCTCGAGCCGCTTCGTATTGATGCTCCTGAGTCCGCCTGTTCTGCTCGATCTCGCACAGCGCACCATTCATAATATCTTCACTCTTCATACGAACGCGTGTACACTTTAGGTTGGTCtcctcttccacactggCAGCCTTCGCAGCAGAATCAGCGGCTGATCTGAAACGACCTGAAGATATGGTGGCAGCACTCTTCGCCTCCGCTTCCAACAGGGCCTTCCTCTGGGTCTCATTTTCTACCTggtctttcattttttgctgCGCAAGCAAGGCGGAAGACTGTTGTTCACGTGCCAGTGCAACCTGCTGTGCACTCGATTCTTGGGCCTGAGTTGACATTTCAATAGCAATTTTTACTGACTTTTGGAGGCCTTCACGTGTGCGGGGGTCGAGAACTTCCATTGTATGAGTGTCAACGGAAGTAACCACAAAGTTATTCGCGTCAAATCGGAGTTCACTCATGGGATCGCCGTTGACAGGATTTATCCCAAATACCGCCTGCTGAAGCACCTTCACACTGCTCTTGTGAAATTgctgaaaaggaagggatgcaacagcggcacgtATGCGCCCGGCAATAAGGGAACATGCGTCGGCGATGAAGTCATCTACACCAAAGCACTTACGAGCAGCGGCCTCGTCGCCGTGTGCAACATCGAAATGCCATGCATAGCACAGCTGTAGGGCAAGCTGGGCATGATCCCGTGTTTCGACGTGGACAATGTCTGTTACGTTCGAAGGGCCGAGGAAGAGATGTAGAGCGTTCACACGGCTGGACTCCTTAGATTGGCATTTCGCGGGACTTGTCCCATCAGACGAGGGTAGCGAAAGTTTTACAACTGTAAACTCTTCATCTGGCTCCAAAGTAACGCGGTCGGGACCAAAAATGGTGCGGGTTTTCATTGTCCGGTAGTTGTATAGCTGTGTCACACTCCGATGAGGAACCTTGTAGACCACTGTTTTGTACGCACTCCTCACTAGATTACGAGGAACGAGCACTGGTCCTTGTCCCGCAGCAATGTGCCCCTCCATAGGAGACAGCTGCCGCTGCAAACACCCTTCGACATCCGGAGGAAGTGATTTTTCCCACAACTCCTCGTGAACCCCAAGCATATACGCTGCGGGACCTGTTACTGTTCTAACTACGCCCGTGGTTTTGTCTCTCACATAAATACCATCACCGTCGCACAAAAGAATGCGTTCCCGTATGTCGTTACCATTTTTGTCCTTGCATACCTCCACCAAACTGTGCGGAACATACTCCCGTGGCCCGTGGAGCAACCAAAGGTCCTCAGCCACACGCTGCACTGGTGGCTCCACACTTTCGTCCTGAAACATGTCAAGGGCGCGCAAAAGAAGTGCCTGTCCCTCACCAAGAAGATAACATCCATGTATTGCATCATTTTCCACCTCCTCATCGACTTGCAGGTAATAGGAAACGTTGGTTATAGTACGCCGCCGAGATTTAGAAGCATTCACAATAACAGCGTATTGCTTGTCCGTAAGGCGCATCTTGTGAACAGTACGCaaaattttttcatttggatGAGGCACGAACATGGGGCAGTCCTCGTGGGTGACAACGTACACCTCCCCGGCGTGGCGCGCTCTGTTGAAGGCATTGGGCCGCTCGTCCACAAAGTTGCGCAACACCTCGACATGTAACGCCTCATCAGGGGGTATAATAAGCGGCTCGACGTGTTCGACGAACTGCTCATCCACATCGCACAAATACGACCCCGGTGTCAGATAAAGGTACTCATCATCCCGTTTACGGGTACGTCCGGTCCTATCAGTGAACAATTCCAAAGCACGTAGCCTAATTGCGCACCCTTTCTTAATGTTAACAGCGTGACGCACCTCTAGTGGCGTCTCCTCTACGCGGGGAAAGTAAGTCCCGGGACCTTTAAACAAATAACGCTCGCCCTGAGATCGTCTCACGCCACCCTCAGATGTGTAGTCATGTATCACGCGCACAAGAAGGGCACTATTCGTGTCGAGAACCGTGAGGGGTTCCACCGACACGAGTTTTTCCTCAGGGTACAATGGAACAGCGAGGGGACCCACAAAAATCTTCCGCTTTCCGAGAGACACCTTCACCTGTCCGGACTTATCACAGACAGGCGTAACGCCATCTTCTGCTACTTCGTGAGGATTTTCAATACAGCAGTAGTGCCCATGTGGCACCACATGAAAGGGGGTTATTGGTTTGGTTAACCGCTCGTCTGAACCTAGCGTGCGCGTCATCGGTCCGGTGATAAGAACCGTACCATTATCGTTGTCGTTCGTGATGTGAGCATACTGATGAACCCCCAGTTTCAGGACCAGCTCATTCGCTAAATAATCATTCATTATCACACCTCACCTATACCTTGTCTGCTCACGCTGCTGTgaacgatttttttttcttttcctcctttaatAGATGATCTACGCGCACCACACGATGGCACTCACACGTTATCGCCGGCTCATCGAAAAAATAAGATAATGTAGCCACAAACCAGTAAGAACGGGatacgtatatacatatatatatttgacaagtaaaaaaaaaagaaagaaaaggaagggagcaCACGTACCCACGCATCTGTGCATGTCCGATCCGATAGGCGATTGGCAAAATTTTTTCGCACTCGAAACACAATTGAACCATATTTACTTTACTTATTTAACGCGTTGCTACCGGTGTCAAACGTGGAGCTCGAGTTTACTTTCCCTCTCTGCCCCTTCAAAGCTGCCAACGTTCCATGGCAGTTGAGTCAAGCGGGGaa
The genomic region above belongs to Trypanosoma brucei brucei TREU927 chromosome 10, whole genome shotgun sequence and contains:
- a CDS encoding major vault protein, putative (similar to Major vault protein beta (MVP-beta). (Swiss-Prot:P54659) (Dictyostelium discoideum); similar to Major vault protein (MVP) (Lung resistance- related protein). (Swiss-Prot:Q14764) (Homo sapiens)); this translates as MNDYLANELVLKLGVHQYAHITNDNDNGTVLITGPMTRTLGSDERLTKPITPFHVVPHGHYCCIENPHEVAEDGVTPVCDKSGQVKVSLGKRKIFVGPLAVPLYPEEKLVSVEPLTVLDTNSALLVRVIHDYTSEGGVRRSQGERYLFKGPGTYFPRVEETPLEVRHAVNIKKGCAIRLRALELFTDRTGRTRKRDDEYLYLTPGSYLCDVDEQFVEHVEPLIIPPDEALHVEVLRNFVDERPNAFNRARHAGEVYVVTHEDCPMFVPHPNEKILRTVHKMRLTDKQYAVIVNASKSRRRTITNVSYYLQVDEEVENDAIHGCYLLGEGQALLLRALDMFQDESVEPPVQRVAEDLWLLHGPREYVPHSLVEVCKDKNGNDIRERILLCDGDGIYVRDKTTGVVRTVTGPAAYMLGVHEELWEKSLPPDVEGCLQRQLSPMEGHIAAGQGPVLVPRNLVRSAYKTVVYKVPHRSVTQLYNYRTMKTRTIFGPDRVTLEPDEEFTVVKLSLPSSDGTSPAKCQSKESSRVNALHLFLGPSNVTDIVHVETRDHAQLALQLCYAWHFDVAHGDEAAARKCFGVDDFIADACSLIAGRIRAAVASLPFQQFHKSSVKVLQQAVFGINPVNGDPMSELRFDANNFVVTSVDTHTMEVLDPRTREGLQKSVKIAIEMSTQAQESSAQQVALAREQQSSALLAQQKMKDQVENETQRKALLEAEAKSAATISSGRFRSAADSAAKAASVEEETNLKCTRVRMKSEDIMNGALCEIEQNRRTQEHQYEAARASLEREFKRELSKIENDKFAAVMSALGPDTVEEIAKAGPELQAKLLESLGLQGYLVMDGSTPINLFNTASELTGHVQQ
- a CDS encoding ATP-dependent DEAD/H RNA helicase, putative; this encodes MVKEKLAGGKKRPREESLRTIPPNQSIGSELLDNEESKDVTFKSLGLCEELIGACKEAGWRMPTRIQVATIPVVSEGRDIIGVAQTGSGKTGAYVLPLVNWLLTQAKVPYLSILVMVPTRELAQQVAAQFVMLGSSVGLRVATLVGGADMVDQACELSRRPHVVVGTPGRVKDHLNNTKGFQLVKLHALVLDEADKMLEMDYEKEINAILEHLPHNRQTLLFSATLSTKIDRLQNASLNDPVLLEVHRKNTTVDTLKQYYVFAPFAQMLPYLHLYLTRESGNHILVFCRSAALVHRITLTLRVLGHQALPLMGRMDQKNRNIALTKFKEGRVRILVCTDVAQRGLDIPRTDVVVNFALPDRVEDYIHRVGRTARAGAQGKAVNIISQYDIVLLQKVEASTGVKCEEWPISDGDVAAVLQRVEDAEQEAVKEMRESDQEAKFEREARQLTTARRAKRERGDNDMGYDDAKHGTADFSTLRLRREHESVFQMTKKQQHKSLWAKRREVRKQMKS